The genomic window ATCTACGTGCGATGGGTAGGCCTGGCTGCCAGGGCTCAACTGTCCTCCTCGTCCAGGGACTCTGAGTCCATCCGCCCCCTGGCACGCTCCTGCCGCTCCTTCCCAGACACGTCCAGCTCGGGGCCCTCCGTAATGGCTCTTTGGAGGAGCCACACCCCGGCCCCTCGTCAGAattctgtccttcctcctgctccttgtCTTCCATGCTCTCCCCCTTCTGGGACATGGGGCTGAGAGATCAGTGCTCGCCTTGACCTCCGCCCTCTCCGTGGAAGCCTCCTCTCTAGACAGCACCTCCTCGGCCTTCTCCACCTCAGCCCTCTCCTTCTCCAACCCGGCTCTGGTCGCCTTCTGGATGGCCTCAATCTTTGGTACCAGGACCCGAGACTTGAGCTCGTGTGTAGACCTCTACGGCCTTCTCCATCACCTCCTTGTTGGCCTTGTAATGGCAGATCTTCTTCAATGTGGCCACCACATCTGTGTTCTTCTGGAGGATCCGTATGAAGGTGGTGACTCCGTATGAAGGTGGCTATTATCATGGAAAACTAGTTTTTCCCAGAGAATTTCCTTTTAAACCTCCTAGTATTTATATGATCACGCCCAATGGAAGATTTAAGTGCAATACGAGGCTGTGTCTTTCCATCACGGATTTCCACCCAGACACGTGGAACCCGGCCTGGTCCGTCTCCACCATCCTGACGGGGCTCCTTAGCTTCATGGTGGAGaagggctccaccctgggcagcATAGAGACATCGGACTTCACGAAAAGACAACTGGCTGCACAAAGTTTAGCATTTAATTTGAAAGACAAAGTCTTTTGTGAATTATTCCCTGAAGTCGTGGAGGAAattaaacagaaacagaaagcccAAGATGAACTCAGTAGCCGACCCCAGGCTCTCCCCTTACCAGATGTGGTTCCAGATGGGGAAACACACCATGGTCAGAACGGGCTTCAGCTCCTCAATGGGCACGCGCCAGGGGCTGGGCCACACCTCGCGGGGCTCCAGCAGGCCAACCGGCACCATGGACTCCTGGGCGGTGCCCTGGCGAACTTGTTTTTTATAGTTGGGTTTGCGGCTTTTGCCTACACGGTCAAGTACGTGCTGAGAAGCATAGCGCAGGAGTGAGCCGCGTGCCACGGCTGGCAGAAGTGGTCAAAAACGAGGGACACTGGGCCCGAGCTTGCCACGGGCTGGCTGGACGTGTCGCCGAGCGCAGGGTGGACCTGCCTGACTCCTGGggtagctttttaaaaaccttgaaaaggaaaacaaaaaccaaagtgtGTAATTTGGATTTAGAGGAGATGCAAGATTCTCAGCTCCCTGTCCTCACTCTGGGGTCTGTTGGGGACCATGGAGCTTGGGTGCCGAGGAGGAGGGGCCTCATGCTTTGGTTTTATAGCTTATCTCCTGTATCGTCTTTTGGACCTGTTTTAGTAaacctgtttttcattttattagatttggtcacttaaaaatacaaaactcgattatcaaaaaaaaaaaaaaaaaaaaaaggtgacctGTGAGGTCACCTGCAAGTCCCTAGCTCCTCTAACGCACTCAGACACCTTTTCACATccagattgttttttgttttttgttttttttaagaatacaataACTAACACTAAGAACATATGATTTTACCTTAATCATTCTGAAGATACTATTAAGACATCTAATATTACACTCACGGCATTGtattgaaattttcaaattatcttaTTGTATCTCTATAATATGAGCTCAGTGAACCCAGGTAGTaggacatatttatatttttacagtcAGTATATTCATAACAcatatactattttaaatgttttgttgtctaaatcattttaaaaatgtgagaaaattagaaagataaagaataaaaaagaaaaaactatcttTTCATACTTTAAGATACAGTGAAAGTTATTAGAGCACTTATAAGCTTTCATCTACATTGATCATTTCAGACCTGAGTGCTAAAAGTTAATTTTACTTCTCTCTCCCTACTGTTTACATCTACCATAAGCAAATGATAATACTTtcagtaaagagaaaatatactatATCCAAAGGCTGAatcattaatatttcatttggacaatttcagaaaaaaatgaacttaatgTTTTTACATTAGTATATCTTATTTTCAACCCATCTAGGGCTGAAGTCTAGGCCAAACCTCAAAAAGTCTGTCATAATTGACTATATGGGCTGCTCTCTCAGGGTTAATGTCAAAGTAGATTCCCAAagtaaaattttcttctcttttgtaatAGCTTTTTTCTATTGAAAATGAATTATTGTGTAACTAAGATAGAAATTGATCACAGTTAGAAAGAATGCCTGGGTGAGGACCGGTACCGTGATGTTTTCTTAGCAGTACAGGAAAATTCACATTTGACATGCTCAAAAAATGACATTAATTGAAGTGTTCTCTTCATTTATCCATATTTGTCTGTTGTGTAATTTCATGCGGTTGATGAATGATCAGTCAATGTCAACAGGAAAGAAAGATTATTAGCATTATATATGAATTGAGCCAAAGCTAATTATGTTGGAATGAAAAActcagatattttaatattttcaaagttgagtataaaatgaacaaaaatctcCAGATAAAGGGAAATAATTATACACATATCTATTCCTGCTCTTTTTCttaaagtgattttcttttttcttttcttcccccccccagAGAGAGAAGTATGTGAgcaatgtggggggaggggcagaaggagagagagaatctcaagcagactccatgctgagtgcagagcctaatgtggggctggatcttacaaccatgagatcatgacctgagctaaaatcaagagtggtcacttaaccaattgagccacccaggtgtcccccctaggttgatttaaaaaaaaaaattaaacagaaaaaggaaaattagagaaaattcaGTCTTCAGTAAAAAGACAGTGATAACTATAAAAGTTATGAAAAAAACTGTTAGCAGTTTTTTTGAAACTGGGGCAAAGTTTTGTAGATGACTAGAGAAGACACGTATTTTCACAGACATTGATTATAAGTATATGTGGGATGTTACTTGAGAGCCCAACTATCAAAGTCTCATATGAACCAATCAGATCCCCAACCCAGGACCATGTGGAGTATCTCCATCACTTTTCACACTGCAGAATGGCAAATGAGGAACAGTTTGCAGCAGATAATATGGACTGCTTCCTCAATGACCATTTTTTACTTTCatagctttttgaaaaatgtttaaggaTTCTGAAAGAGAGctagatatatgtacatattccTAATTGGCAATTGTGAAATCCCATCAGCTAAGGATCAATAAATTCCAAATCCACCtaacactttttaatattttggaattcattttcatttagagATACTTAAGAGTCAATGGCAAACATGGTAAGAATGTGTTCTCAGCCAACAGGGTTAGCTATCTAAGCTCTagtaaagaaaatacacacatatcAACACATGAGAAACATAAGTTAAGTgagtaaaataaacaagtaaatgattaaaataaaaacaaaatagcttGCAAGCAAAGATTGGTTTAAATTCCCAAAGAGATAATGGTCAATTCCAAAAACCACCTTTGAGTTTTGAAAGCAGGAGGCATTCCAGCTCCTGCTTTCTAAAACtggtttctttcttattaataCACCTTGGCAGTTTTCTAGGGTTTTGAGGATTCCATTACACACTTAGGGATGTGGGGCTTATGATCTGTTCTTCTAATGCATATTGAATTTTTTACCTTGGACTCCAAACTATTTCTAACATGTTAAAGGTAATCTCTAACTCCTTCCTTCAATATCATATGGCTCTCACTCTCATTTCATTCAGGTTTAAACTCATTCTACACAACATTAAAAGAACTTACCTTATCatattacataaatgaataatCATCACACTTTTCTTTTaccctatttaatatttttcatagaatAGTTCTGACAATAATTCTATTTATACATGTAAGTTTTATGGGATTGGGATCTTTGTCTTATTTATAGATGTATCACAAGCACTATTTATCTCTTccctagaaaattattttaagtagagGCAGTAATATGTAAGATTCagttataacaaaaatatatttggtaaagAATCtgacataataaaatattgattaGAAAAAGACCTTGAGCATATTATAgaacagaaaatgataaaattattctGTGATGGAGTGACTtcaattttacaaaaaataaacaggtgCCCATCAGAGAAAAAATTGCtaaaagaaaacatctttgaTATAATTTATCAGGAAGACAAAGATAAATACTGGAAAGACTATAGGAGAATGTACCTCAAAAGAACGAGGTAAGACTTTTTTATAAAGGATTAAGCGCATTTATATGATATTCTTGAATAAGTTAGTTCACTTTGTGCTGCCAGTCAATTAGTTAACTTTATGCTGTCAGTTAATTCTTGATTATTCATGTTATTATAAGAATTCATCAGCAcgtagggtggctgggtggctcagtcagttaaacatctgaatcttggttttgtctcaggatattgagattaagccctgagttaggctctgtgctcaatgcagagtctgcaggtctctctctctctctttctctggaatgaataaataattaaaatctttttttttttttaagaatatatgaGCACACAAAGGCAAAGTTAAATGTGGTAGTAACTGTGATTATAACTGATGCACAGAGTGAGTGAAAGGAAGTTATCCCATCTTGAGTAATGGAGCTGAAATAATTGACCACTCAAATGGTCAAGAGTGGCTTAGAGAAAATTCTCAATCTTCAGTCTTCCTCTTTTAGACATGGATAATCAGAAGTCGAGTCACGAAAATAGATATTCTAATACTTAcattttaattcatataaaaataattaaatgctcTTCTGTGCCAGGCATAATTATGGGTGAGAAGATGGTCTACAGCTCCCACTGGCATTAGAGTCTAGTGAGTACAAGAAGCAGTTAGGTAATTACTCAAATAATTGTTAGAGTCATTCTAAGATGCTAACCACCAAGGTTTATCCCAATATATTTCTCACTGAAGTTGATAAAGAGGTACATTCATTTCAACAAGTATTCTAAAATCTGTTTTCtatatgtattatttacattttgaacACATCCAAAGCAACTAATATTCAATAAAACCATTCTAGGTGAAATGAGTATATTAATTAGAGgacaagatgaaagaaagaaaaaaagttatctcAAGAAAAGTTAATGAACTAATTTTATAAAGAGGGAAAAACTGCATTACATTGTATGTGCTTTTTCTAATTTATGGAAGTGGTGATAGAcacattatttctatttatgaTATATTTCTGTAATGTGATAGACACATTATATCTATTTCATTAGATATTAATGTGGGCATTTTGTGAAAAGCTTTTTTCtgattgcttttcatttttatttttaaacacagccAGTTTCTAAAGAGAGCTCTGAGGTCACCAACTCATGgtgcatatatttataaattattctagACTATTTAATAcctattaaattattaaaatatataaatttaatccaaagtattttattaacaaaatgaaattaatattttaacacaATTATTGACTATAATATCAGATTAAATCATATTGGAAGGGCTTACTTTTCTCTTAATCATATCGTAAACATACACCATTGATCAGTTTTCCAAAGTTGTCAGTTATATCTGTTCTATTTCATTGTCTTGACTATCACAGAAGCATATTTGATggtattttatcttaaataacTATCTTTGATGCCATGCCCCCACAAACATCCTAAGGCATAACCAAGTTCTACTATCTGGAGAAGCAAGCCTAGGAGCAGAGTAGGGGAAGTTTGCACCATCGGTTTAAAGAAAGCTTAATGTAAAAAGATTGTTTTTGATCTTGATTTCAACTGCGTATTCAACACCACTTCACTATAGTCTTAGCaatgatcatttcaaaatattacatttaaaacagGCTTGGAGATAAAGCAATCATGTGTGATATTTACACATATGTGCACActttgtgcatatatatgtgttatGCACTTTTCAGCAAGTATGCTGCATTTCAAtgaatagtttatttaaaaatgaggaatcaACTGTATCTAAGGCATGAAGgtaaaaactaagaataaaataaaatgaaggggatAAATCAAGAGATaggaaatttataaattttatctgtGTTCATAATAAAGCATTAAGGATAATGTctgagtttatataaaatatagttaacaaatttaaatattagaaaatatgagtctgcttaattttaaatttataataaaatcacaaaattaaggaaaaaaaactgcaatgggaaacatttaaagaagacagaACTTGAAcagataacataataaaataataatcatagaaaatagaaaattaatattagaCATATCTATCATATTTATGTATGGATGTGGTTATGGTCTACACTCACATATTTAATGACAAGTGACTATCTGATTTAATAATAAAGTTAACTGTGACATTAAGATATATAAAAGAGatctaaaataaaaggatttagatctactgaagaaaagaaaaaatagaaaagatacatCATGCAATGGTTAACAAAAATCAGTTATCAGGAACCAAAATCTCCTGATAACTGGAGAAATTTAAATGCAGCTAGAAATTATtcaagaatatatattaatatatttctaaatgctAAAAGATCAAATTCATAATAAAGATATACCAAATAAGAAGTTATGCTTTAAATAATTTACTACCAACATTTACaataaaaacatacagaaaatatgaagaaaattgaaataaataacaaagccaCATATTGCATTGACTGGTAAAAAAATAAGGGTTTCAGAAATGAAGGATCGTAATTCATTGGGTTATAGAGGGGCGCTTGTACTATCTTGGCACAGGAGTCCTTTTTATGGCATGAACCAGACTACTGGCTTGCTTAAAGTCTTTTCCTAAGATTCACCTCTTTAAGTAATCAAACTTATCTCACTGTCTTCTCCCACCACAAACaactgccctccctgccccaccaaaAAAGACCTCCTAAAATCCTCTTGCTCTCTCCTAAATAGTAATTGTCAAGGTAATTCAATTACTTGAATGACAAAAATCTGCATTTAAGAAAACAACATTCTAACTGGCAAAAGTAAATGTAGGCTACAACATAGAAAATATATGCAACACGACATATGTGACATAAAATCAAGAGtggacttttattttccttattgggGGTCTAAGAAACATGACTAAagcaatattattttaattgaacCTTGAAAAAATATGCTGTAGCAGGGTTGTACACTTATTACAAAGtaattatggaaaacaaaattcataCTAAATAATGCAAAGTATTATGTGATTCATAACAGATATATGAGTGCTGATAAAccacaaaattaaaacataattacaTCTTTATATCTGACCAATAATGAAAATCTTACCAAGCTATACAACATAAATAAAAGGTTATAGTCAGGGTCAATGAATTCCATTCCAAATATCTCGCAAATGTTATACAGCAAAAAGTCATTcaacatttacataaaaatgtcCAATTCAAAAGACAATAGGCATCTTAACCCATTATTGTTTAGTTCCAtcttatttataatgaaaattttcttaGCTTTGCACTTTGAAACAACATAGGGTTAATCTACTCTTCCTATCTCATAGGTTATGTGTGTCCCCACGCTTCCAGTTAGTGCAATAACCAATGACTAtcggtggaaggaaggaagaaatagcaGCTCAGTGTTTAAATAGTTTTCAcatagcataacaaatagcatggaggacaaggggagatggagaggagaagggagttgagggaaattggaaggggaggtgaaccacgagagactatggactctgaaaaacgatctgagaattttgaaggggtggggggtgggaggttgggggcaccaggtggtgggtattgtagagggcacggattgcatggagcactgggtgtggtgcaaaaataatgaatactgttatgctgaaaaaataaaaaaattaaaaatagaaaaaaataaaaataaaaaaataaatagttttcacACGTCATCTTGAACTTTGTCATGTTGAACATGTAGTTATTTGGGATGATATCTGTGTTAGATTTCCCACCTCTTACCATTTGCATTATTAACTTCTGAACGCTGTTTAGGCCTGAAATTCGTAATTTTTATGGAGTATTTACTATAAACTCTGGACGATGTTAAATTCAGTACTTTAAAGATAAATAGCATGTATCCAATTAATGAACAAAATCCTCCTGGGGTTGTCCTATTCAACATGGATTGCTGCTAGGTGATTATTTCCTCTGATGTTATTTATACCACATTAATGCAAATAAGATTATGTCTGCTATTTTAGAGTCTACATTAAATGATTGACCCATTAAACTTTCCAACAACTGACATCAGCATATCTTGACATCATTTTCCACTGTTTCATTGTTAATTGTATTTCTCATCTATTACTCCTGTAATCTcttgttttaaaacatatatttaagacTTCAACTAATCTGtactaaattttaaagattttatccagtatatttttgaaacatttttataccCAATTCTGTAAGGCtaatatcttaataatattatttatcctttctagttttgttaccaaaaaaaaaaacaaaacaaaacaaaaaaggattatGTATGCATTAAATGCCTTCATTCGAACAACAGTAAGTTTCAGAATTAGTGAAAATATAAACCTTTGATATTCCACTCAATATCCAcatctattttaataaataatattaatgattGAATAATGTGCAGTGTTAGTAACAACAATTTATAACCATTAATTTAGCTATACTTACAAAACTTAGATAAATAAGGATTTCAACATACTTTagtttttgttattaaatatatgCAAGAAACTTGCAATTTCTCATTGATATTTTGTACAGTATGCTAGTTTTCTAAAATCTATTGTAAAACTTGGCCCTGCTTTAAGAATCCTTGTCAAAAAATGCTAACATCTAATTTATCATGATGTTGGTGtcaaatgttcattttttcttattcaagttagtttttttgttgttgtttctttttatgaccgatgagggttttgtttgtttgcttgtttgtttgtcttaaaCATCTAATGTTATTATGTTCGGACATCTTgagtttatttaaacattttagattAGCAGGCAGTTACCTTGTTCACGTTTAGCATATTAATCTTGGCCTACATTTGGGCTGTGGTTACAATGgcagtttaattttcagaaccTTGGTAGTGTTACTTTGGTCTACCTAGCTCATCTGGTGCTACTGGAGTCCCCATTGGTCCTTAATGATGTTGTCTGAGAGGACAGAAGAGGTTTCCTCTGGTTGAGTGTTTCTAAGTGGGGATGGTAGTGGTGGGGTCTCCTTCCACATATCCAACCCACCCATCCCAAACAGCGCTAGTGGTGTGTCTTGAGCATTAGGGGAGTGAGTCAGAAAGGCTGGAACAAAGAGGCCTCCTAGACCAGGCCATTTACTGTAGCTGGATCTTTCCTGACTTCTACACACCTGCCTCTGCATCTTTCAGTAGAAAAGAGGAGTCtcagacacagaagagaaagtgAGCACTTTCTTTGGCTGCTTATTGTTGGTAGGGCTCCCAACTGAAGCTGCTTATTAAGGTATCAGTCAAGCTAGGCTCCCCTATGTTTTCAGGGTTGATTCTGAAAGGGAATAAACGGAAATGGAATAACTTCCATTATCTAAGCTGCCTTCTGTTAAGAGTCAGAAAACACTGGATCTGGGTGGTCTTCCTGTTTCGAGGATGGGGGTGAACACAACATGCTCTCCTGTGGTGCCATTTCTCTGGCACTGTGTCTCAAATCAGTCTGCATTCTCCTATCTAACCTTTCAGATTTCTCCTTTAGTTACTATTGTACCTTCAGGATCTATAGATTTGCTTAACGGGGAAGTGtagggaaaaataaatctgtacTATCTTCTACAGACTAGGAGCCCTTGGTAATACATAATTTTACACAATCtgttagtaaataaaattttccttaacaAGACTCAAGAAAGAACCAAACTTTGCTTTGTTGATTAACTAAAGTGAATTAAAATGAaggatttctgtttttcaaaaacacTATGTAGATGATAAATAGGGAAAAtcacagaaagggggaaaaatgttcatatttgaTATCGAGTATGTTTCCAACATATAATTTTCATCCAGAATATATTATCAACtttgtaaataaatgaagaacgatcaaagaaaaaaaactaattgaggaaaaaaaatggcaaaaatcgCAATCACTTGGCAAAAAAAGTCTGTACTGTCTTACCAAACTGACAATAATATTTGCTCTTTATCATCAGATATCTTGGGATATCTGTGATTTTGAAATCACAATGAGTTATCTCTAGAAACCTAGaggaatagaaaaattaaaaaactaaaaattcccAGTCTTGTTGAAAATGTATGAACTTTAAACATTCTCAATGAACATTAATAATGGTAAAATCACTTTGGAGTTTGGCTGTATGAAAGAGTTtttcatattaataaattaataaaacaacacATACTTCTACTTTATAACTCAGCAATTCTATTCTtagatgtgtgtatatttatgagtgtgtgtatgtgtgtgtgtgtgtgtgtgtgtgtgtatacagagaAATTATGtatatgcaaagaaaataaaaaaataaaaacaaaccaggaCCAAAGAAGACAAACTAAATATTCACAATTGACAAAACCTAGAACTAACTAAAATATTCATGAGCAGTAGAAAGGATAAATTAATTgtagtatattaaaataatgaaatactttatagaaatctaaaaaatatattgatatgtaCATTCAGATAGATGAATTTCACAGACATAGATATGACCAAGGGAAACCATGTACAAAAGAATATTTGATTCAATTTATgtgaaatacaagaaaaaataactataatctATGCTAATAGAAGATGGAAGAATAGTTAATTCTGGGTGGTAGATATCTGCGATAAAGTACAACAATGGAATCTTCCAGTGTCCTGGAAACATTTAACATTCTCTATCTTTATCTGGTAGTCTTTTTCcagattataattatattaaactaATTAAATCATTGGAATTAATTAAGACAGTTCATTTCTTGTATGCAATTTAAATTAACTAGattaaaattcattctatgatCAAATACTTAATAGAAATAACATTTCTGTTTATAGTCATAATTAATAACcagacttttatttttgataaaccAGAGAATGGATGAATAACAGAcatcattataattattactgCAAAGTagtagaaaaaacattttgaactcTTAATCAGGTAAGATTaggaatagaatatttttttaaagattttatttatttatttttcagaaagagagtaACAGAGAGTAAGAGCCAAGtgagaagacaagcagggggagtggtaggcagagggagaagcaagctccctgctgagcaaggagcctgatgtggggcttgatcccaggacctgggatcatgatctgagctgaaggcagatgttcaactgattgagccacccgggtgtcccaggaacagaatttttaaatgttaatcatcTTCCAAAATAGTCGCTTTACATtcatttgttataattattaaatttaaatgtctatagttattattttctgagatttCAAACCAGGAAACTGTagtaatttgaatttaattaaataaatactattgaGTGCTCAAATGTTGTTTAACTGCAGAACACTTGATTCTCATTTACCTTTCTGTACTTTGCTGCTCAAGCTTTTTTATCAGTCATAAAATGTTTCCCTAGCCCTCCTGCTCGCTAATACATGAAAAGCTTTatggtaattaatttttttctttgacaagcTAGCTCAATGATGCATTTCCAATATATTAATTACTGTTATGATGAGGTTTGCAATGAAAGTTGAATACAGTTATTCTCTATTGGTTAAATCAAATCAACTAAGAAATAAATGATCAATCTAGTctattattattaagataaaaaatatgattattaaGCCTAAGAGTCTTTGGATATTATCTAGCCATATTCTAGATATAAGAAATTTGTTATAAATGTTGGAAGTacattccaaaacatttttcttgtttaaaatttatctttctatttatgtGGTATAAGAAgctatataatataataacattatttttctttgggtctttttttttccatgtataaaTATGAGTTtcctctatatatttatataaacatttattcctCTTGTAATTCTGTACTTTAATTATAGTTAACTATTctacatggatagagctagagagtataatgctaagtgaaatatgtcagagaaacacaaataccatgtgattttactcatttatggatttaagaaacagaacaaaggagcaaagggaaaaagagagaaatacaaactaataaacaaactcttaactacagagagcaaactgatagTTGCTGGGGAGGAGTTGGGTGGGGGttggattaaataggtgatgggtattaaagaggacacttgtgatgagcgccAGGTGATGGACGGAATTGCTGAATCAacatactgtatacctgaaactaatataacactgtgtgttgactaactggaattaaaataaaaaacttaaaaaaataaatatttcatccagatccaaataaataaacattagaaaataaatgtttttaagcaTAAGCAATAGGCTGGATATTGCTTTTCTTCTACTCGCACTAAAGACGTTGGGTAATCTATACCTTTGTAGGTTTGAAATTACACTTTATTATGTACTAAATTCCCATGTATTTCTGAGTCTAGtttgaattactttttattttgatttgttgcTCTATTTCTGCAAATGTACAGCATTCTGGATATTATCTGTAAATATCTGCTAAGAAAATGTCACTCTGTCACATTGAAGTATTTGTCCAATCTCCTCTTACTTTTTCATTGCCTAAATGAATTGTAGCCATATTTTCCTCAACTTTCAAAGATTCCATTAATAGATTTAATTAAAGTCTTTTTGAATTTATAGGTTAATTTAGACAGATGAAATTTTTACAACATTGTTTTCTAATCCTAAGCAATATTGCTTTCCCTCTATTTAAGTATTTGTAAACCCTGAAGTATGGTTTTATAATTGTTCAAACACAGGTCCTGTacatttagttattttatatttattc from Lutra lutra chromosome 15, mLutLut1.2, whole genome shotgun sequence includes these protein-coding regions:
- the LOC125085597 gene encoding ubiquitin-conjugating enzyme E2 J2-like; this encodes MKVVTPYEGGYYHGKLVFPREFPFKPPSIYMITPNGRFKCNTRLCLSITDFHPDTWNPAWSVSTILTGLLSFMVEKGSTLGSIETSDFTKRQLAAQSLAFNLKDKVFCELFPEVVEEIKQKQKAQDELSSRPQALPLPDVVPDGETHHGQNGLQLLNGHAPGAGPHLAGLQQANRHHGLLGGALANLFFIVGFAAFAYTVKYVLRSIAQE